A stretch of the Azorhizobium caulinodans ORS 571 genome encodes the following:
- a CDS encoding LysR substrate-binding domain-containing protein produces the protein MRHLRFLRYMDEVARTGSIRGAAARLNVTPSALNRRIMDLEEELGLKLLERRARGVSLTAAGEVFVSYIREQLNDADRMRSQLEDLRGLRRGTVRIACSQALAHDFLPQQIAAFRLRYPLMTFEVMVADHEHAITLLVDYEVDLVLVFRPAFIGRLRPLMTLPQRLVALMPADHPLARKPKLRLADCTGYPLALSELSTGGRQMIEERLSRSGLRFSVAAEANSFELLRGLVVHCGMISFQIEIGAEPEAMPPGVVVRPVDERDLAGADLVLGQLRGRNLPLAGAQFAEHLSGVLRQRAEALAS, from the coding sequence ATGCGGCATCTCAGATTCCTGCGCTACATGGACGAAGTGGCCCGCACCGGCTCCATCCGCGGGGCGGCCGCCCGGCTCAACGTCACGCCCTCGGCCCTTAACCGGCGCATCATGGATCTGGAGGAGGAACTGGGCCTCAAGCTGCTGGAGCGGCGGGCACGCGGCGTCAGCCTCACGGCGGCGGGCGAGGTGTTCGTGAGTTACATCCGCGAGCAACTCAATGATGCCGACCGCATGCGCTCGCAACTGGAGGATCTGCGCGGGCTGCGGCGCGGCACCGTGCGCATCGCCTGCAGCCAGGCGCTGGCGCACGATTTTCTCCCCCAGCAGATCGCCGCCTTTCGCCTGCGCTATCCGCTGATGACCTTCGAGGTGATGGTGGCCGACCACGAGCACGCCATCACCCTGCTGGTGGATTATGAGGTGGACCTCGTCCTCGTCTTTCGCCCGGCCTTCATCGGCCGCCTGCGCCCGCTCATGACCCTGCCGCAGCGGCTGGTGGCGTTGATGCCGGCGGACCATCCCCTCGCCCGCAAGCCGAAGCTGCGGCTCGCCGACTGCACGGGCTATCCGCTGGCATTGTCCGAGCTCTCCACCGGAGGACGGCAGATGATCGAGGAGCGCTTGTCGCGCTCGGGCCTGCGCTTCTCGGTGGCGGCGGAGGCCAATTCCTTCGAACTGCTGCGGGGGCTCGTGGTCCATTGCGGCATGATCTCGTTCCAGATCGAGATCGGCGCGGAACCGGAAGCCATGCCGCCGGGTGTGGTTGTGCGCCCCGTGGACGAACGGGACCTGGCCGGCGCCGATCTTGTGCTCGGCCAGTTGCGGGGCCGCAACCTGCCGCTCGCCGGCGCGCAGTTCGCCGAGCACCTCTCCGGCGTGCTCCGCCAGCGCGCGGAAGCCTTGGCATCCTGA
- a CDS encoding putative bifunctional diguanylate cyclase/phosphodiesterase, whose amino-acid sequence MFVALGGGWSVFYGLHGHWVMMAVHLALSALAIPALALIFLDHARAAAIFIAHALLPFVTWLCLIDAPLGDIQRSTHLFLLPIGVGIFFIFSQERAYLRYFLPCLYFVLFIVFQCSDMGVSHPDLMAPERVRYVGMWVNAITAVIALGVVLTLMQVDMASYHQLEGEMRRALARGDFRLHYQPQVDPSRRILGAEALLRWFNPDHGIIPPAKFITLAEETGLIVPLGDWVLRTACAQLALWAEIPATRDLTISVNVSASQFRQPDFVPRVREILAHTGADPSRLKLELTESLFVRDPDVAAEKMSALRDVGLRWSLDDFGTGYSSLHMLRNLPVDEIKIDKTFVSRMASEEQDRAIVRLLIDMCSTLGLFLVAEGVETEEQYRLLQAWGCDGFQGYLFGKAMPVFQFSRLAEAASAASTN is encoded by the coding sequence GTGTTCGTGGCGCTGGGCGGCGGTTGGAGCGTCTTTTACGGGCTGCACGGGCACTGGGTCATGATGGCGGTCCATCTGGCGCTGAGTGCCCTCGCCATCCCCGCGCTTGCCCTGATATTCCTCGATCATGCCCGCGCGGCCGCCATCTTCATCGCCCACGCGCTTCTGCCCTTCGTCACGTGGCTTTGCCTGATCGATGCCCCGCTCGGGGACATTCAGAGATCAACGCATCTTTTCCTGCTGCCCATTGGGGTGGGGATCTTCTTCATCTTCTCGCAGGAGCGGGCCTATCTGAGATATTTCCTCCCCTGCCTCTACTTCGTGCTGTTCATCGTCTTCCAGTGTTCGGATATGGGCGTCAGCCATCCCGACCTGATGGCGCCCGAGCGCGTTCGATACGTCGGCATGTGGGTCAACGCCATAACGGCGGTGATCGCGCTCGGTGTCGTGCTGACCTTGATGCAGGTGGACATGGCCTCCTACCACCAACTCGAAGGCGAGATGCGGCGCGCCCTCGCCCGGGGGGACTTCCGCCTGCATTACCAGCCGCAAGTCGACCCGTCCCGCCGGATCCTCGGGGCGGAGGCGCTCCTGAGGTGGTTCAATCCCGACCATGGCATCATTCCACCCGCAAAGTTCATCACGCTGGCCGAGGAAACGGGCCTCATCGTGCCTCTGGGCGACTGGGTCCTCAGAACCGCCTGCGCGCAACTGGCGCTGTGGGCCGAGATCCCCGCGACCCGCGACCTCACGATCTCGGTCAACGTCAGCGCGTCGCAGTTCCGCCAGCCCGATTTCGTGCCGCGGGTGAGAGAGATCCTCGCCCACACCGGAGCCGATCCCTCCCGGCTCAAGCTCGAGCTGACCGAAAGCCTCTTCGTGCGCGACCCGGACGTGGCCGCCGAAAAGATGAGCGCCCTGCGGGACGTCGGCCTGCGCTGGTCCCTGGACGATTTCGGCACCGGCTACTCCTCGCTGCACATGCTGAGGAACCTGCCGGTGGACGAGATCAAGATCGACAAGACCTTCGTCAGCAGGATGGCGTCCGAGGAACAGGACCGCGCCATTGTCCGCCTGCTGATCGACATGTGCAGCACGCTGGGCCTGTTTCTCGTGGCTGAGGGCGTCGAGACCGAGGAGCAATATCGGCTCCTTCAGGCATGGGGCTGCGACGGCTTCCAGGGCTATCTCTTCGGCAAGGCCATGCCCGTCTTCCAGTTCAGCAGGCTCGCAGAGGCGGCATCGGCCGCCTCCACGAACTAG
- a CDS encoding thiolase family protein, whose amino-acid sequence MTRDIVIAHPVRTAIGAYNGTLKGTPATDLGAVVVRETVRRAGLDPAAVGSVVMGNVIQAGNRMNPARQASIHGGLPVEVPAMTVNRVCGSGAQAVVTAALEIASGLHDVAVAGGMENMDRAPYLMDGGRWGYRMGPAQILDSMLTDGLNDAFSGSHSGWHTEDLVARSQITRAEQDAFAARSQQRFAAAQAEGRFTEEIVAVEVKGRKGIELFSVDEAPRPDTTVETLARLRPAFRPEGTITAGNAPGLNSAAAAMIVAERAFAEKSGIAPLGRLAGFGIAGVEPGLFGLGPVPAVRKALQHAGWSLGDIERIEINEAFAAVPIAVARELGLPEDIVNVEGGAVAHGHPIGATGAILVTRLLHAMKRDGVKRGVVTLCIGGGQGIALALEAA is encoded by the coding sequence ATGACCCGAGACATCGTCATTGCCCATCCGGTCCGCACCGCCATCGGCGCCTATAACGGCACGCTGAAGGGCACCCCCGCCACCGACCTCGGCGCCGTGGTGGTGCGCGAAACCGTGCGTCGCGCGGGGCTGGATCCGGCTGCGGTCGGGTCCGTGGTGATGGGAAATGTCATCCAGGCGGGGAACCGCATGAACCCCGCCCGGCAGGCTTCCATCCATGGCGGGCTGCCGGTGGAGGTGCCCGCCATGACCGTCAATCGGGTCTGCGGGTCCGGCGCGCAGGCCGTGGTGACTGCAGCGCTGGAGATCGCCTCCGGCCTCCATGATGTGGCTGTGGCCGGCGGCATGGAGAATATGGATCGGGCGCCCTACCTCATGGATGGCGGCCGCTGGGGTTATCGGATGGGCCCCGCCCAGATCCTCGACAGCATGCTGACGGACGGGCTGAATGATGCCTTCTCCGGCTCCCATTCCGGCTGGCACACGGAAGATCTCGTCGCGCGGTCCCAGATCACCCGCGCCGAGCAGGATGCCTTTGCGGCGCGCTCGCAGCAGCGCTTCGCGGCGGCCCAGGCCGAAGGCCGGTTCACCGAGGAGATCGTCGCGGTGGAGGTGAAGGGCCGGAAGGGCATCGAGCTTTTCAGCGTCGACGAGGCGCCGCGCCCCGACACCACGGTCGAGACGCTGGCCAGGCTGCGGCCCGCCTTCCGGCCCGAGGGCACCATCACGGCCGGCAATGCGCCGGGTCTCAACAGCGCCGCTGCGGCCATGATCGTCGCCGAGCGCGCCTTTGCCGAGAAGAGTGGCATTGCGCCCCTCGGACGGCTGGCCGGCTTCGGCATTGCGGGCGTGGAGCCGGGTCTCTTCGGCCTCGGTCCGGTGCCGGCGGTGCGCAAGGCGCTCCAGCATGCCGGCTGGTCGCTCGGCGACATCGAACGGATCGAGATCAACGAGGCCTTCGCCGCCGTGCCCATCGCGGTGGCCCGTGAGCTTGGTCTGCCGGAGGACATCGTGAATGTGGAAGGCGGGGCGGTGGCCCATGGCCACCCGATTGGTGCCACTGGCGCGATCCTCGTGACGCGCCTGCTCCATGCCATGAAGCGTGACGGCGTGAAGCGCGGCGTGGTCACCCTGTGCATCGGCGGCGGCCAGGGCATCGCGCTGGCGCTCGAAGCGGCGTGA